A stretch of DNA from Scomber scombrus chromosome 9, fScoSco1.1, whole genome shotgun sequence:
ATGTTAAACATAATGTATATTTGTCTCCTAATCTCTATAATTGCAAATATACACACTAATTTGTATTGGAGCTAAATTGATCTGCCTTCAATTTTGCCACCTGCTCTGTTCATGTAACATTACTGACACCCTTTTGAATGTTGAACTCCTTTTATTCAATATTGCATTATTATACCAGTTAATGTTATCTGTATTTTTCTgcttaacacaaacacaatttccctctgagatgatCTGATCTTCCATTGTGTTTCTAGGACTCATCACAGCCTTTGTCTTGTAAAAATGAAGACTTTGGCAAAACCTGCAATGAGAAACCAACCTCCAAGCAGCCTGCTTTCCAGATCCATGTGGACGAGCCTGATGGCGCCACCACCAAAACTCAGCGGCAGCCGGTGGTCAACGCTGTCAAATCGAAGTCCATTTCAGAGGATTCTCCTCTGGCCATTGACAATGCCATGGCACGGCTTCGACAGCCGCTGGCCACTATTGATATCCCATCAGCAATGGATGTCAGTTTTGGTAAGTTGTGAATACTTGATGTGTTTAAGTTCAGATATGGTCATTTCTAAAACTTGATGTTAAATATCCCCaggattttaaatttttttctgaCATCAAGACTGCAAAACAGATTTTTCCTTTAttaaaggttttgttttttctttgatcAGACTCTCCCATGGACATGTCTGTGATTGAGGGGGAAGAGAAGCTTGTCAGTGTAAATGAAGTCCCAGAATATGCTGCTGAAATCCACACGTACCTGAGGGAAATGGAGGTGAGACATTAAGTGATATAAAGACGTAACTAGAAAATGGCACTTATGTCACCTGTTAACTACCCAAAGTGTGACTGCTTCCTGTAAAAGGATTTCTACTAACATAGCAGTGTTCCCCTCCCAAAGGTGAAAAGCAGACCTAAAGCAGGCTACATGAAGAAGCAACCTGACATCACAAACTGCATGAGGGCCATCTTGGTGGACTGGCTGGTCGAGGTTGGAGAGGAGTACAAGCTTCAGAATGAGACACTTTATCTTGCTGTCAACTACATCGATCGCTTCCTCTCTTCAATGTCTGTCCTGAGGGGGAAGCTTCAGCTGGTTGGGACTGCTGCTATGCTGTTGGCTTCGTAAGTATTTAATGCAGTGGTGGACTAATGGAAGCCTGTGGGCCAAATCTGACCCAAATGAAAATAGACCCAGATGAAAGCTTAAGATTCTTTTATAGCATACAACTTGTGACTTTTTCATAAATATTCAACAAGTTAGTTCAAGACTTTTTATGCAACTTATTCACTGAAttgaaaaatgaacacaatgtAGACTTGTTTCTGTCTACAGAATTTGCCactaatgaataatgaaatgatgGATTGCTGAACCCAAAGTAAATGTTAGAAAAGGATTCTACTGCAGTTACTCACTATTTTAAACTTCCAAATACAGGAAATTTGAAGAAATCTACCCCCCTGAGGTGGCCGAGTTTGTCTACATCACAGACGACACCTACACTAAGAAGCAAGTGTTAAGAATGGAGCATCTGGTGCTTAAAGTGCTCTCCTTTGATCTGGCAGCACCAACCATCCACCAGTTTCTCACCCAGTACTTCCTCCAGCTGTCTGTTAACAAAAAGGTGGAGAGCTTGGCAATGGTAAGCATGCAGTCATCTAAGCTCTTAGCAATTTAGATGCATATGAAAAGTGTGGTGGTAAAAGCTAAGCTCGCACTTAACACTATTTCTTGAATTGTAATGTAATTGTGGGTTCTCAGTACTTCGGGGAGCTCAGCCTGGTTGACTCAGATCCATTCTTGAAGTACCTGCcatcacacacagctgctgcagcctACACACTGGCCAACTATACAGTAACTGGTGCCTCATGGGTAAGTTTGAGCAGAAAAAACTTGAAGTGTTTTTCTGAGGGTGTTCAAGACTTAAGGACTAATTATTCCCCTGAATGAAAATGAACTATTGTGTTCTTTCCAGCCCAAGGCCTTGATAGAGATGACTGGTTACTCCCTGGAGGATCTGATGCCATGCATTGAAGATCTACACCGAACCTACCTTAACGTTGCTCAACACGCCCAGCAGTCTGTCAAGGAGAAGTACAAGGGTGCCAAGTAAGAAGGCTGTTAAACTTtaccaaaacacatttcttgtGTCTTAAGACATGATTGTAGAGGTTTATATTTTCCTTGTGGCTTTAGATGAACATGACTGACTAACCTGCTGTCTGGCAAATGTTTTAACATGGTTATTTTGTTTGCAGGTACCATGAGGTTTCCCTCATCGAAGCTCCATCGAAACTGCAGCTGAACtgactccttccttcctttcccttgTTTGTGTAGACTTGTACCCcctgtcattattttttttttaaatgatgtaccacatttttcaaataacaTAACCTGCTCTTCTTGGAGTAGTGCAGATGTTtagagtttttttaaatatttttgtattctAAATGATGCAGTTGGTTAATCAGGCAGTTTTTAATGGTTTGACTTTTAATCTGACAGATGTCTTTATCACCACACTGTAAACATGCTGCTCTCATCTACAGTGTCTCTCCTCCATAGACCTGTGAATGTACTTGAACCAGGAAAACCTTTCATtcaaacttgtgtttttttaatacactaAAGGATTGAGTTTTCTCCCAGCAGTTTTTGCTGGTTTGCCTTTTTTTGAAAGGTGTAAACTTCAAATATTTGGCCTTGTGGTATACAGATTAAAGTTTTTCTCTGTCATGGAGTCAGCTGTCTCATTACGTTGATCTCTGGGAATTCAACAGATTTTCCAGAAATCTTCTGCACTGTAAAATATGGCTCTTGTAAATAAACGCATTTAAAGATCTTACTTCTGTCTTTATGCTTACACTGGACTCAAGGGGGCAGCAGAGGGCTAGTTTTGGTCCTAATGAAAGTTGGTTCAGATCATAGACTATGGTTCAGATGCATAAGGAAAAGGAACCCTAACAAAAGTGAGAATAGTGACAGTGGTCAACATCTGTACACCTGATTTGTGTAGGAATAGTTACAAGGGTGACCAGTTATGctaattaaagaaaacaatctaGATTTAATGTAGTGCCTTGTCTGTGAATAACATTTCTTACTCTGGTTATAACACCACTAAATTGCAATACTGATGGAGTAAAAGGCTTTTAGGCTTAACTCATGGGTGTGGTAGcagtaaaacacattaaagcagTAAAtgtgtttggggttttttgatGGAAACAGCTAACCCTTACAGAAGGCAGAAGAAAATGTGACTGAGCATGAGTGAAGTACTGAAACTTGAACAAGAAACTAAATTTGAGGGAGAATCTTAAACCGTGGCAGTTCATTGTTGGCCTCAGGTGATATGACTGGTTAAAGCCACTTAACCAAAAACAGCTTCATTACATCTAATTTCAAATGGATGATAAATGTAAACCAGCATAGCAAACAGACTGCCCTCTTGTCTACAAATAACACAGGATTGACATTTCCTACTTCTCATTCATCAGTGATTTGATTTTCTCTGTAGAAAATGAAGTAGAGGCAGCCAATGGCGTTGAAAGCGTCTCTCCCTCTCAGCCCCCTTTTCATGATAAATGGGAAGGCTGGCTTTGTGTGAGGAGAGGGGAAGCACAGCTCAGCtgcagaaacattttcattatttcatctcAAGAGAATGAGCTGCACCATGCAGACTCAACAGGTTTGCTTCAATGCTGACAACGCTCACCTCTGACCAGCTGAAGGATTAAACCATGGAAGTAAATGTGAAttctataatataattaaaccAGATGGATACCTGCTTTGCATCTTTCTAACCCTAGAGAAGATCCAAGAGAGGCACCTTGGAAGAGGTGGGGAAAGATAGGTTGTTGCCTGACCCCATGCCTGCCCCCAGAAGATTTTTGGTGGCATCCACCTCGATGCCCCTGGCTCTGGGCTGGGGCTGGAACCTGAGCTTGTACCTGGGAATGTTCTTCGGTCTCCTGATGCTGATGATGCTTCTTCTTTGGATGCTCCTGAGGCAGCTCAGCAACTCGGTGGCGAAATCCTCGCTGCAGCCTGTCCGCTCCTTCAGACAGCCATGTGTTGATAAGAGGTTACAGCGAGTGTTGTGAAAAATGGGACAATACACAGCCAGGACTGAGGCTTGTGGGAGTGCGTGAATGTGCCTTTGCAGATTCATGTAAGATAATGACTTTAAAGAATGATTTGCTATGGACTTAAGTGCTTACATTCCCTCATTATATAATAAAAGCTCATGTTCTTATAGAAACCACTGTCTATTCTTTTACCATCTTCATATGTTTGCTACTGCATATTTCTCAGACAAGCATGAAAGAGGGAGTCATCAATGTTCTTAGtaattaaaacaggtttttttttttcttatgcaACATCAatttcttttcatctctctgaTGAATTTACACAGCCAAGCTCTTAATTGCTGAGTAAAAGCACAAGCCAAAATTAAATCTGCATCTTGATTCACGCTGATTAAAGCAGTGCATTCAGGAGAGCAATTTGCACCTCTCTCATCTCATTGGTGAACTAAACAGGAGGGATATTGAGAATATGCCactgatgaaaaatatataagGAGCGCTGTTTCCCCCAACTCATGTGTCCATGTCAGGGACAAAGTAAATGAGACCCTTGAGGCAAACTGCTAATATCAACTGCTCAAGAGTACACGGGCTTCACACTGTTAGATATTTCTCAGTGGTTACCATGCATAGGAAAGGCATGTGTTGAACCTTTAAGAGCATTTTACTCAgtttgattttgtgtgtttcatataTTTCTTTCTTAAATCATTAGTGAGAGGTGGCCAGGCTGTGTTTGATTGAATAATCTGAGAGGAATCAATAGCCTCTTAGGCCTGAGGGGAGTATGTTAATTGCAGCAAGGCAATAACACAAATGCCCTTAGTTCAAACAGAGTGCTTGTGATGCCTCAGTATTGTTAACATTAGTCGAGGGCGTAAACACGGGCGTGTTTCTACCGGGGGGAAATACCATTAGGATaaatcaaaacactgaaaataggtgtacaagactttttttctcctcccttttaTGTAATCTACTTAATCGATTCATTTGTAGgcatttatgttttgttgtttttgtagctgctgttaaaagaatagtttgacatctgggaaatgtgcataatgtttgtttttcttactgaGGGTTTATGAGATCAATAGCATCACTCTCACACTGCATCTGCACTTTGTATATGAAGCTGGAGCaagtttagcttagcttagcataaagagtggaaacagctagccttgtgctaagctaagctaactagtTGGTTGCTCTAGCTTCATAAACACCTTGTGCTGTCACTCCTCTCATGAAGCTCTTGGAAAGACAGTGAATAcgtgtattttccaaaatgtcaaagtattccctttaaaatgttctctcgCAAATTCTTAGTGCTTTTGCCTGAAATCTTCACTGCCTCTCCCCTGTTTCAAATCAATACTTTCTTTTTGAATTCTCCACAACAGGTCTGCAAGCAGGTTATTTCAAATTTAACAGCTTGCTTGTCTGCTCCCTTCAGCAACAAACCTTTAGATTAATGAGAGCTGTTGTCAAGCTGAAAGCTTTCCTCTGGCACTGGTGGCATCTATCATCTTCTTCAGATAAAGACGGTACCATAATGTCTCTCAATACGACACAGGTGCAGgtctaataaaaataacaaaaagaaaaccttaaTATAAATGAACCCAAACATGAAATGATTGACAGGCTGTACGAGATGTGGTGAGAGATATGAGGATGAAGAATGagaatgacaaaaaatgtcagACTCATTATTGTGAACCTCGGTTGCATTTTTGAGATTGAGACTTTTAGCGAGGAGATCAAAACGTCTACTTGGAGATAATAAAAGATATATCAAGGTAAACTATACCCCTGAGcaatggggaaaaaatcattGGTTTACAGCTATTATGGTAGCTGTTAAAACACAAGGAAGTGTTCatgatgaaaacattgtcatattactttttccttatttctttctgttAACACAGTAACGTGTGATTGGGATGtgttgattttttcccccttgtgACATGTTCATTTTACATAATTCATGTCATCTGAACAAAGCTAATTGTGTCTCTATATGAAACTGTACTTTTACCCTATACATAGCTGAAAAATGCTGCTAATTAGCTTTCAGTTTGCGGGTAATGGTGAGTGACATAGTAACTTCAACATAGTCCTATTGTGTGAAATATGTAGATTTTGGTGTCAAGTCTCTGTGTTCAAATTAAGATGGGGCACACGAATGGAACAAATATTTGTCATATCTGCGATTCACCACAGATAAATTAAGCTGAGCTCAAGAATGAATCACTGTATCAAACTGACCGGGCAGCCCGGTTTATTGCGTGTATGTGGGTGTATGATAATTCTCAGATTTGTATGGAAATATGCACCACAATAGCCTAATATCAAAGGAgttaaacattttgggaaatgcttACTTACTTTCTTGActagagttagatgaaaagattgcTTCTGCTCGGTCTGTCAAATAGTTGGCGGTATAAGAAGTTTAAAAACGAAACAACTAGGTCTACTACTTGTCTTTTTTACAGTCAGGTTTTGTATGAAAGGAATATAACATGTTCTAGGGGGGAAATACTTTTTAGGCTGCAGGGGATTTTATTGCAATACCACGAGTGACCACTAGGAAAACCTGGGGGCAaggctgagcagcagcattGTATCCAGTTTTCTTAATACATCCAAGCTCCATACAGGTATAAATCACAGATATGACAGGGGTATCAATCATATTAACTCTAAGTAAGACAGAAAATAACCATGTAATGTTAACAAAAAATACAGGTTTAATCCAATTGTCTGAAGCATCAAATGTTAAGGTTTTATACTTGATCCTAACTCTAACCTTGTCTAAAGTAGCTAACGGGAAGTTTTATGTGACAGTAGGCAATGCTAATCTTGCAGGTAGAGTTTCCTACCTGAATGTGACATTCAATCAAAATGGCCACAATAGGCCTGCACTATTGTTCCTTGTTGTTACATCAGTTAGAAAACACCCAAGTCGTCATTTTCAAGCTACATGCTTGGTTCTTTATGTCAAGAAAattaactgaaaatgtcaaatattctcAGTCAATCTCATAAAATGGCCTCAGATATTGATGTGATTTTCATGCTCTCAAAAGGTCCATGAGGTCAGTTAATATTTGTTGAAAGGGAGCCATCTGCATTCAATAACACCTGCCACGGAACAAGATGGCAAACGGAGGTGATCAGTGGTGGCGGGGGAGACCTTTGATTGATGATAGAGCTTATTGTTTGTCAGTCAGCTCCTGACAAATTGAGCTGTCCACAGCTATATATACCAGGCTGTCCTATGGCGCTCGGCTCATGAATTAAAATCTCCCAGTGATTTAGTTTTGGAACTGACAACTCGGGGATGATAGAGGGAAGTGAAAGCAATAGTAAGCAGTTCTGCAGGCTTACCGGCTTGTCTTATGAAACTTTAATCTTGATCATAGTTCTGCTTTTTTCATATTGAAACCAAATTGAGGTTCAAAGTTTATTCTTGACCTTGGCAACGGTGATAAACAATCTCACTACATGGTCTAGTCGGTGGCTTTTCTTGAGCTTTCTATCACATCACTCAATCAAGATCAAGATGTACTGTTTGTTCCCATGAGGAAATTTGTCATGGACTCCACACTGCAGCACCACAATAAATTACCAAAGCACAGAGTAACAGCACAGACCAAAATAAGACACAATAAAAACCAGTAGCACACATCGTTAAACCCCCATCTTCTCATCATGACCTTTCTCAGCAGATGGGATTTGCCAAACTGTGGTGGAATTGTAAGGACTGCAAAAGTACTCAGTGTACAAACCacagactgtaaataaaagatGGACGTAGCCCAGAGTTACAGCAgtgccatcttttccatttgtgctaacagggcagatattctaatcaagtaacattaaacttagtgaaattttgcaTGACAGCGTCCCGTATGGGTCTTGTTAGTGCAACTCCCGAAAGACAAACATTGCAGCAAAATTACTGTATTGTTAAAAAGCAGCTCTGAAGGTCCAACTCAGTATGAGTCCTGGACCCGGTGAGAACAGCAGGTGAGcgaactgtcaatcacagctgttaATCAACATCCACAGATTAGACAACAAAGcaataagtcttcaaatcttgaGTGGTCTTTGGTCAAGACTGAATTatcttgacaactattggaAGAATTGCAATTTTGTACATAGATTTGTGGTTTacagaagataaataaatggGGTTGACATTTTTAGGTTTTAGTGAAatctactggatggattgtcaAGATATTTGGTACACATTCATGTCCTCCTCAAGAACCATGTTTATTTGtccaatattttggtttattacCAAATACTTTGCACAAATGTacacatattattttaatacttCAAATGAGAAGCACAATAAAAATCTTAATCTTGTAGACACTTTTTGAGATATTTGTGACATTCAATTGAATATCCAAGGCAGTACACAATCTGCTCAGCTTGTTCAActacaagacagaaaaaatcTTCACTTAATCCTATGAGTTTATTAGCTGCGAGTGTGCTTGTTTATTTGCGATGAAAGGAAATTGTCTGTGAGGCTGTTAGATGAACCGACAAGCATCCGTAACTGGATAACCCACAAGATGGTATTCACACTCTCATCTTCTCACAAGTGCTCACTTTAATTAAGGTTTGCTGAGAAGGACAGTAATGATGATATGGGAGCTGCACCTTTGCGCTTCGCTCTGTCGATTCCTTCGCTCCTATCAGGCATCAAACatctcctgtctgtctcctgtTCACCATAACACACAATTACGTCAGATTAAACAAGCTTGAAAACATGGTTTCGTCAGAATGCAGCGCATGAATCTCAAAGTGAACCATATAGAGAGCAAAGGAGAAGCATTAcctaattaaaatgaaattaatgaagtctaattttaaaacaatttgttATGTAAAAAAATGACACCCTCTTTTACAGACTAACTCAACGCTGAACTAATTATGGACTAATTTTATTCATAACCTCAGTGATGGacagtaactaagtacatttactcataTTTTGTACTTATAGATACAATTGTGAAGAACTTGTACTATTCCtcagtatttaaatgttataataatacCTCTACTTTACTACAATTCAGAGGgaaataagtgtattttttactccactacatttgcGTAACAGCTTGACGTACTCGTTActtttcagataaaaaaaatctacattcaataaaatatgatgGTCTGATTAATTACACTACAtcattaaagattaaaccagtggttcccACATGTTTTGGCTTTAGACTTAGTTAATCCTCTTTGCTCCCTGTGGAACATAAGGCTTTAAGTATCTGCTTTCATCTGGTCCTATCCTGTGCAGCATGTTGTGTATCGCCCCAACTCAGATTAGCCGTTTTCAGTTCCAAGGTCACAGTTCTCC
This window harbors:
- the ccna2 gene encoding cyclin-A2, whose protein sequence is MSGANRGQGSAASDYHNQENMLSRLRGSIKPRAVGAGGATGADNLENLPPKQAAAATTRTVLGALQNNQRSKAQTQRGSKQDSSQPLSCKNEDFGKTCNEKPTSKQPAFQIHVDEPDGATTKTQRQPVVNAVKSKSISEDSPLAIDNAMARLRQPLATIDIPSAMDVSFDSPMDMSVIEGEEKLVSVNEVPEYAAEIHTYLREMEVKSRPKAGYMKKQPDITNCMRAILVDWLVEVGEEYKLQNETLYLAVNYIDRFLSSMSVLRGKLQLVGTAAMLLASKFEEIYPPEVAEFVYITDDTYTKKQVLRMEHLVLKVLSFDLAAPTIHQFLTQYFLQLSVNKKVESLAMYFGELSLVDSDPFLKYLPSHTAAAAYTLANYTVTGASWPKALIEMTGYSLEDLMPCIEDLHRTYLNVAQHAQQSVKEKYKGAKYHEVSLIEAPSKLQLN